A stretch of Bordetella genomosp. 13 DNA encodes these proteins:
- a CDS encoding helix-turn-helix domain-containing protein has protein sequence MQKRSIQRGRPVGTTTYEAEPAIAFGAAVREERTNQGIAQETLAHLAGIERSHMGKIERGEHVPTLPLILKIARALKCSSAHLMTLTEAKLAESAPSAD, from the coding sequence ATGCAAAAGCGTTCGATCCAAAGAGGCCGCCCCGTCGGCACTACTACCTACGAAGCGGAACCAGCCATCGCGTTTGGGGCCGCCGTGCGGGAAGAAAGAACCAACCAGGGTATCGCTCAGGAAACGCTGGCCCACTTGGCTGGCATCGAACGGTCGCACATGGGCAAGATCGAACGCGGAGAGCACGTCCCCACGCTTCCCCTCATCCTCAAGATCGCCCGCGCGCTGAAATGCAGTTCTGCTCACTTGATGACTCTGACCGAAGCCAAGCTGGCGGAGTCGGCCCCATCCGCAGATTGA
- a CDS encoding nucleotidyl transferase AbiEii/AbiGii toxin family protein, which produces MDKTYADTVRLLLAVAPDVFANGIFAMKGGTAINLFVQDMPRLSVDIDVVYLPWQTPRDEALQAINQELAAIAARVAPLGVQTRLVRAKDLGDTKLIVENDVGQVKIEVNVVFRGSVLPVERRPLSAKTRDLFGVEFELPILAPDELYASKLVAALDRQHPRDLFDVWQLYESGGISDGMVECFVVYLAGHNRPPHEVLFGNDKDIAGEYERAFVGMAEVDCPLDTLLDARAQLRSELQQRLTKAHRRFLSGLVRAEPDWSLVQCQHAAQLPALRWKLNNLETFRKKRPKDFAAQAAALDAGLGQI; this is translated from the coding sequence ATGGATAAGACCTACGCGGACACCGTTCGCCTGCTGCTGGCTGTCGCGCCCGATGTTTTCGCGAATGGCATCTTCGCTATGAAGGGCGGCACGGCCATCAATCTCTTCGTGCAGGACATGCCACGCCTGTCGGTGGACATCGACGTGGTGTACCTCCCGTGGCAGACGCCGCGCGACGAAGCGCTGCAAGCCATCAACCAGGAACTGGCCGCCATCGCCGCGCGCGTTGCACCACTGGGTGTGCAGACACGCCTGGTTCGCGCCAAGGACCTGGGGGACACCAAGCTGATCGTCGAGAACGACGTCGGCCAGGTGAAGATCGAGGTCAATGTCGTGTTCCGTGGCAGTGTGCTGCCCGTCGAGCGGCGACCACTGAGCGCCAAGACCCGCGATCTGTTCGGCGTCGAGTTCGAGCTGCCGATCCTGGCGCCGGACGAGCTGTACGCCAGCAAGCTGGTGGCTGCGCTGGATCGACAGCATCCGCGCGATCTGTTCGACGTGTGGCAGCTCTACGAATCGGGCGGCATCAGCGATGGCATGGTCGAGTGCTTCGTGGTCTACCTGGCCGGGCACAACCGGCCGCCCCACGAAGTGCTGTTCGGCAACGACAAGGACATCGCCGGCGAGTACGAACGGGCCTTTGTCGGTATGGCCGAAGTGGACTGCCCCTTGGACACGCTGCTGGACGCTCGCGCGCAGTTGCGAAGCGAGTTGCAGCAACGGCTGACGAAGGCGCACAGGCGGTTCCTGAGCGGCCTGGTACGCGCAGAACCGGACTGGTCGCTGGTGCAATGCCAGCACGCCGCGCAACTGCCGGCACTGCGCTGGAAGCTCAACAACCTGGAGACCTTTCGCAAAAAGCGCCCCAAGGACTTCGCCGCGCAAGCCGCTGCGCTCGATGCCGGCCTGGGCCAGATCTGA
- a CDS encoding conjugal transfer protein TraG N-terminal domain-containing protein has translation MTLYTTDYLEYYLTLVGWIVNNGIWNLLVASGVFALPFVVIVIHEWLRARSEGADEGNKGVLSSLRIENRVWVAIVVILFAGIPFVPVDLSIIRFDTTRSAQCQVNVPQPQDTGWSNAYTTLNNQSALVPVWWFAMHALSKAVTGAAVAAIPCGTDLRQIRMDVDATRTDDPVLAQEVADFTHDCYGPSRAKLFMNRPTLTEEQMNDVTWIGSSYFLSTPGFYDTYRSKTPRIVWPYDATRDAGLAQVDSGGGYPSCRQWWADGSQGLRSRLLAQVDPDLLTRIGRWAGFLSQSEVNDSVIRAVVSPRQQKMNQGAVYTDYGGQIDKTLPNIVTRGASDLGLTVGSLGFFPAMDVVRQALPMVLTMLKMALVICIPLVLLVGTYDLKTTVTVSCVKFALFFVDFWFQLARWIDSTILDALYGWGFGANRPHSNFDPLIGLNNAFGDMLLNFVMAMMFIVLPTFWVMALAWAGVRAGNILGALTVATGDAKAAGGSGSRLAMTAASKGGAK, from the coding sequence ATGACGCTCTACACGACGGACTATCTGGAGTACTACCTCACGCTGGTGGGCTGGATCGTCAACAACGGCATCTGGAACCTGCTGGTGGCCAGCGGCGTGTTCGCGCTGCCGTTCGTTGTCATCGTCATCCACGAATGGCTCCGGGCGCGCAGCGAGGGCGCGGACGAAGGCAACAAGGGCGTGCTGTCCTCGCTGCGCATCGAGAACCGTGTGTGGGTGGCCATCGTGGTGATCCTGTTCGCCGGCATCCCGTTCGTTCCGGTCGACCTCAGTATCATCCGCTTCGACACGACCCGCTCCGCACAATGCCAGGTCAATGTCCCGCAGCCCCAGGACACGGGCTGGTCCAACGCCTACACCACGCTCAACAACCAGAGCGCGCTCGTGCCGGTGTGGTGGTTCGCCATGCACGCGCTGTCGAAAGCCGTGACGGGCGCGGCGGTTGCAGCGATTCCCTGCGGCACGGACCTGCGGCAAATACGGATGGATGTGGATGCCACGCGCACCGACGACCCGGTGCTGGCCCAGGAGGTCGCAGACTTCACACACGACTGCTACGGGCCTTCGCGCGCCAAGCTGTTCATGAATCGGCCGACGCTCACCGAGGAGCAGATGAACGACGTGACATGGATCGGGTCGAGCTACTTCCTCAGCACGCCGGGCTTCTACGACACCTACCGCTCCAAGACGCCGCGCATCGTCTGGCCCTATGACGCCACGCGCGATGCGGGGCTGGCTCAGGTGGACAGTGGCGGCGGCTATCCGTCCTGCCGGCAGTGGTGGGCCGATGGCAGCCAGGGACTGCGCAGCCGGCTGCTGGCACAGGTCGACCCGGACCTGCTGACCCGCATCGGCCGCTGGGCGGGCTTCCTGTCGCAGAGCGAGGTCAATGATTCGGTGATCCGCGCCGTGGTCTCACCGCGACAGCAGAAGATGAACCAGGGCGCCGTCTACACCGACTACGGCGGGCAGATCGACAAGACCTTGCCGAACATCGTCACGCGCGGCGCGAGCGACCTGGGGCTGACCGTGGGCTCGCTGGGCTTCTTCCCGGCGATGGACGTGGTGCGTCAGGCGCTGCCGATGGTGCTGACGATGCTCAAGATGGCGCTCGTCATCTGCATCCCGTTGGTGCTCTTGGTGGGCACCTACGACCTCAAGACGACGGTGACGGTGAGCTGCGTGAAGTTCGCGCTGTTCTTCGTGGACTTCTGGTTCCAGCTCGCGCGCTGGATCGACAGCACGATCCTCGACGCGCTCTACGGCTGGGGCTTCGGCGCGAACCGGCCGCACAGCAACTTCGATCCTTTGATCGGTCTGAACAATGCGTTCGGGGACATGCTGCTGAACTTCGTCATGGCGATGATGTTCATCGTGCTGCCGACGTTCTGGGTGATGGCACTGGCCTGGGCTGGTGTACGGGCAGGCAATATCCTTGGTGCGCTTACCGTCGCTACCGGCGACGCAAAGGCGGCTGGAGGTAGTGGTTCTCGCCTTGCGATGACAGCTGCATCGAAAGGCGGCGCGAAGTAA
- a CDS encoding tellurite resistance TerB family protein: MMRSYPVNSPQAAARIVALTVFADGDIGDAEIAWLDRLVVHEQLGLTRHELQAVLDTFCEDLLSSDQLKWADACPVDERTLADLMGEIQDPALRLKLLRLCVELAEVDARVHEGESMVLVAAVEHWGLHREMFRPSSRS; this comes from the coding sequence ATGATGCGCAGCTATCCCGTGAACAGCCCGCAGGCCGCAGCCCGCATCGTCGCCCTGACCGTGTTCGCCGACGGCGATATCGGAGACGCCGAGATCGCTTGGCTCGACCGCCTGGTCGTGCATGAGCAGTTGGGGCTGACGCGACATGAGTTGCAAGCAGTGCTGGACACCTTCTGCGAAGACTTGCTTTCGAGCGACCAGTTGAAATGGGCCGACGCCTGCCCGGTGGACGAGCGCACGCTGGCGGATCTGATGGGTGAAATCCAGGACCCTGCGCTGCGGCTGAAACTACTGCGCCTGTGTGTCGAACTGGCTGAAGTCGACGCCCGGGTCCACGAAGGCGAGTCGATGGTGCTCGTCGCCGCGGTCGAGCATTGGGGCTTGCACCGTGAGATGTTTCGGCCGTCGTCCCGTAGCTGA
- a CDS encoding DUF3742 family protein, which translates to MTTNTHNGRWSHRLGRGAGRAWRGYLRREQRAAGWLVARGVPADAAKAVLWIVKLAVFGVLLYAASWLALLLVFAVAAAWLARNADADDENQPEWREGHSGHGLYDKNEWRHDMGDSDES; encoded by the coding sequence ATGACCACCAACACGCACAACGGGCGCTGGAGCCACCGGCTGGGCCGGGGGGCTGGCCGCGCCTGGCGTGGCTACCTGCGTCGTGAGCAACGTGCCGCCGGCTGGCTGGTGGCGCGTGGAGTGCCTGCAGATGCGGCCAAGGCGGTGCTCTGGATCGTCAAGCTCGCCGTGTTCGGTGTCCTGCTCTACGCTGCATCCTGGCTGGCCTTGCTGCTGGTCTTTGCGGTGGCCGCCGCATGGCTTGCGCGGAACGCCGATGCGGATGATGAGAACCAGCCAGAGTGGCGTGAAGGACACTCCGGCCATGGTCTGTACGACAAGAACGAGTGGCGCCACGACATGGGCGACTCTGACGAGTCGTAG
- a CDS encoding TIGR03756 family integrating conjugative element protein, with protein MSRLMTSRRLRAIVASLMLGAATSAFALNTATIVSSALSPDCLEYRVVGICYWLYCTPFGCSVRTSVKVRHYVPDAVVSSYSNTGENPWLEVRAMSMPNPTAKAGGDGTTNHDNENNLAKFKNADVIGHPAGLVFSQFAATSGYSCEGAGTAFMPYLLSTLDTIAWRYNIPEAFYPEALIPGRREIGTRAGLNLWGNVYPRGGFLHQTDDYKSGAVVAQRAGDIVTRRGQIHVYQPLLANARDGYWPAGALMETDASTGKWQELTPTLSNSCVVFPHSRTRVQAQQGDYAWALWRPYSCCRRRGQVFLGSVDFM; from the coding sequence ATGAGCCGCCTGATGACTTCCCGGCGCCTGCGCGCCATCGTCGCCTCGCTGATGCTGGGCGCGGCCACCTCGGCGTTCGCCCTGAACACCGCCACCATCGTCTCTTCGGCGTTGTCGCCCGACTGCCTGGAGTACCGTGTCGTCGGCATCTGCTACTGGCTGTACTGCACGCCGTTCGGCTGCTCGGTGCGCACCTCGGTGAAGGTACGCCACTACGTGCCCGATGCCGTCGTGTCGAGCTACAGCAACACGGGTGAGAACCCCTGGCTGGAAGTGCGGGCGATGAGCATGCCGAATCCGACCGCCAAGGCCGGCGGCGACGGCACCACCAACCACGACAACGAGAACAACCTGGCGAAGTTCAAGAACGCTGACGTGATCGGCCACCCCGCCGGCCTGGTGTTCAGCCAGTTCGCCGCCACCTCCGGCTACTCCTGCGAGGGTGCGGGCACGGCCTTCATGCCCTACCTGCTGAGCACGCTCGATACCATCGCCTGGCGCTACAACATCCCCGAAGCGTTCTACCCCGAAGCTCTGATTCCCGGACGGCGCGAGATCGGCACGCGCGCCGGCCTGAACCTGTGGGGCAACGTCTATCCGCGTGGCGGTTTCCTGCACCAGACCGACGACTACAAGAGCGGTGCCGTGGTCGCGCAGCGTGCGGGTGACATCGTGACGCGCCGCGGCCAGATCCACGTGTACCAGCCGCTGCTGGCCAACGCCCGCGACGGCTACTGGCCGGCCGGCGCGCTGATGGAGACCGACGCCTCGACGGGCAAGTGGCAGGAGCTGACGCCCACGCTCTCGAACAGTTGCGTGGTCTTCCCGCACAGCCGCACCCGCGTGCAGGCCCAGCAAGGCGACTACGCCTGGGCCTTGTGGCGGCCGTACTCCTGCTGCCGGCGCCGTGGCCAGGTCTTCCTCGGCAGCGTCGATTTCATGTGA
- the mobH gene encoding MobH family relaxase, producing MLSLFRKRMLPASGAPSTPSTETPKGLTRPESAASLLATPRRQKLLEHIWQRTSLSRGQFATLYLAPLERYAELVQQFPASESHHHAYPGGMLDHGLEIVAYALKLRQSYLLPAGVTPEAQAAQAEAWTAGTAYAALLHDIGKIAVDLHVEHADGSAWHPWHGPVRKPYRFRYRKEREYRLHSAATGLLYARLLDRDIFDWLSGYPDLWAALLYVLAGQYEHAGTLGELVVQADQASVAQELGGDPSKALAAPKHALQRKLLDGLRYLLKEEFKLNQGGPADGWLTQEALWLVSKTVSDKLRAHLLSQGIDGIPASNTAVFNVLQDHGIVQPTPDGKAIWKATVTSDAGWSHAFTFLKLSPAMIWDAADRPAPFAGRVQVEEEQAEPQAPAVADVPRAEGIDAAPASTAPIASAATDPGVAALLDLLGDTTAPTAPEIPSCPVAEPEPAPLTVPPPQMNLVPSQDRAEPSGAHFMAWLRQSIQTRKLIINDAKALVHTVAGTAYLVSPGVFQRYAQEYLQVAALAKQEKLEGWQWVQKRFEKLGQHRKQPSGLNIWTCEVTGPRKSRRLHGYLLASPDALFQETPPDNPYLRLLNEAAKREDSAFGGKDNDDQG from the coding sequence ATGCTCTCGCTGTTTCGCAAACGGATGCTGCCGGCCTCCGGCGCACCATCCACTCCCTCCACCGAGACACCCAAAGGGCTGACGCGGCCCGAGTCGGCCGCATCGCTGCTGGCAACACCGCGCCGGCAGAAGCTGCTGGAACACATCTGGCAGCGCACCTCGCTGTCGCGCGGGCAATTCGCCACGCTGTACCTGGCGCCGCTGGAACGCTACGCCGAACTGGTCCAGCAGTTCCCTGCGTCCGAAAGCCACCACCACGCCTATCCGGGCGGCATGCTGGACCACGGCCTGGAGATCGTCGCCTACGCGCTGAAATTGCGGCAGTCTTACCTGCTGCCTGCGGGCGTCACGCCAGAGGCACAGGCGGCGCAGGCCGAAGCCTGGACCGCAGGCACGGCCTACGCGGCCCTGCTGCACGACATCGGCAAGATAGCGGTCGATCTGCACGTCGAGCATGCCGACGGCAGCGCCTGGCATCCCTGGCACGGCCCGGTGCGAAAGCCCTACCGCTTTCGTTACCGAAAGGAGCGTGAGTACCGCCTGCACAGCGCCGCCACCGGGCTGCTCTACGCGCGCCTTCTCGATCGGGACATCTTCGACTGGCTCAGCGGCTATCCCGACCTCTGGGCCGCGCTGCTGTACGTGCTGGCCGGCCAGTACGAGCACGCCGGCACGCTCGGCGAGCTGGTCGTGCAGGCCGACCAGGCATCGGTCGCCCAGGAACTCGGCGGCGATCCCAGCAAGGCGCTGGCGGCACCCAAGCATGCGCTGCAACGCAAATTGCTCGACGGCTTGCGCTACCTGCTCAAGGAAGAGTTCAAGTTGAACCAGGGCGGCCCGGCGGACGGTTGGCTGACCCAAGAGGCTTTGTGGCTGGTGAGCAAGACCGTCTCCGACAAGCTGCGCGCACATCTGCTGTCGCAGGGCATCGACGGCATCCCGGCGAGCAATACGGCCGTGTTCAACGTGCTGCAGGATCACGGCATCGTGCAACCGACGCCGGATGGCAAGGCGATCTGGAAGGCTACCGTCACCAGCGACGCCGGCTGGTCGCACGCCTTCACCTTCCTGAAACTCTCGCCGGCGATGATCTGGGATGCCGCCGATCGGCCGGCGCCGTTCGCAGGCCGTGTGCAGGTCGAAGAGGAACAAGCGGAGCCGCAGGCGCCGGCGGTGGCCGATGTGCCGCGCGCGGAAGGCATCGATGCTGCACCCGCGAGCACGGCGCCGATCGCATCCGCAGCCACAGACCCGGGCGTGGCCGCGCTGCTCGACCTGCTGGGCGACACCACTGCACCTACAGCACCGGAGATCCCGAGTTGCCCTGTTGCCGAGCCCGAGCCGGCCCCTTTGACCGTGCCACCGCCGCAGATGAACCTCGTGCCTTCCCAGGATCGCGCGGAGCCCTCCGGGGCGCACTTCATGGCCTGGCTGCGTCAGAGCATCCAGACGCGCAAGCTGATCATCAACGACGCCAAGGCTCTGGTGCATACCGTCGCCGGCACGGCCTACCTCGTCAGCCCCGGCGTGTTTCAGCGCTATGCACAGGAGTACCTTCAAGTCGCCGCGCTGGCCAAGCAGGAGAAGCTGGAGGGGTGGCAGTGGGTGCAGAAGCGGTTCGAGAAGCTGGGGCAGCACCGCAAGCAGCCCAGCGGGCTGAACATCTGGACCTGCGAAGTCACGGGGCCGCGCAAGTCGCGCCGGCTGCACGGCTATCTGCTCGCCAGCCCGGATGCGCTGTTCCAGGAGACGCCGCCAGACAACCCATACCTGCGGCTCCTCAACGAGGCCGCAAAGCGCGAAGATTCAGCCTTTGGCGGCAAGGACAACGACGATCAGGGGTAA
- a CDS encoding integrating conjugative element protein produces the protein MNASLPDFLRRAKSHLRATLLVAAITLAVGAAWAQTRIDPNGVNVSGSVIGDDVLYSIGGGRAVSMGGAGNMQSIGVGIGWNSNLICGDMSITTTLQNQLNGLTNGFQTIMSNVIQNATAAVASLPALIIQRADPGLYNLLTNGILQARLDFDRSKMTCRAIAERMADMAGGQAGWNQLAEGLALRDAVASTDAVSAIEQAETNRGNNGVPWVGGSNAGGNGQSSIKVVGDVTRAGYNLLNGRSVGDASPIASSACGNRLTCQTWPSPQAASAWAIRVLGEREQRTCESCTKTQTTPGVGLTPMIQEEYETKLQSLQELVTGARPTTPAHLEAAGSSSLPITRGVIEALRDEPDQDVLGRRLASEAALSSVLEKALLLQRTLLTGKKEPNVAANELAVQAVDQENAALEQEINNLKTELELRRTLAGNSAMAIIQRHSTRAAGSRGVFEGDTTRDRLREIEKPRSGTP, from the coding sequence ATGAACGCCTCCCTCCCTGACTTCCTGCGCCGCGCGAAGTCGCACCTGCGGGCCACGCTGCTCGTGGCGGCCATCACGCTGGCCGTCGGCGCCGCCTGGGCGCAGACCCGCATCGACCCCAATGGCGTGAATGTCAGCGGCAGCGTGATCGGCGACGACGTGCTCTACAGCATCGGCGGTGGCCGCGCCGTGTCCATGGGCGGTGCGGGGAACATGCAGAGCATCGGTGTCGGCATCGGCTGGAACAGCAACCTCATCTGCGGCGACATGAGCATCACCACGACGCTGCAGAACCAGTTGAACGGCCTCACCAATGGCTTCCAGACGATCATGTCGAACGTGATCCAGAACGCTACTGCCGCGGTGGCGTCGCTGCCGGCGCTGATCATCCAGCGCGCAGATCCCGGGCTCTACAACCTGCTCACCAACGGCATCTTGCAGGCGCGGCTGGACTTCGACCGCTCCAAGATGACCTGCCGTGCGATCGCCGAGCGGATGGCCGACATGGCTGGCGGTCAAGCCGGCTGGAACCAGCTCGCCGAGGGCCTGGCGCTGCGCGATGCGGTCGCCAGCACCGATGCCGTGTCCGCCATCGAGCAGGCCGAGACCAACCGGGGCAACAACGGCGTGCCCTGGGTTGGCGGCAGCAATGCCGGCGGCAACGGCCAAAGCTCGATCAAGGTGGTGGGCGACGTGACGCGTGCGGGCTACAACCTGCTCAACGGCCGCAGCGTCGGCGATGCGTCGCCGATTGCGTCCAGCGCCTGCGGCAACCGCCTGACCTGCCAGACTTGGCCATCGCCGCAGGCGGCCTCGGCCTGGGCGATCCGCGTGCTGGGCGAGCGTGAGCAGCGCACCTGCGAGAGCTGCACCAAGACGCAGACCACCCCAGGCGTCGGGCTCACGCCGATGATCCAGGAAGAGTACGAAACCAAGCTGCAGTCGCTGCAAGAGCTGGTGACAGGGGCGCGGCCGACGACGCCGGCCCATCTCGAAGCCGCCGGCAGCAGCTCGCTGCCGATCACCCGTGGCGTGATCGAAGCGCTACGCGACGAGCCCGATCAGGACGTGCTGGGCCGGCGTCTCGCATCCGAGGCCGCACTGTCGAGCGTGCTGGAAAAAGCCTTGCTGCTGCAGCGCACGCTGCTGACGGGCAAGAAGGAGCCCAACGTCGCAGCCAACGAGCTGGCCGTGCAGGCGGTCGATCAGGAGAACGCCGCGCTGGAGCAAGAGATCAACAACCTCAAGACCGAGCTGGAGCTGCGGCGCACGTTGGCCGGCAACTCGGCGATGGCGATCATCCAGCGCCACAGCACCCGCGCCGCCGGCTCGCGCGGTGTCTTCGAGGGCGACACCACACGCGACCGGCTGCGGGAGATCGAGAAGCCGCGGAGCGGTACGCCATGA
- a CDS encoding type IV toxin-antitoxin system AbiEi family antitoxin domain-containing protein has product MDGNSKHQVIKRLQAELPRGAPFDLATLSQFGVSPQLAAHYADGGWLVRLAQGVYAFPNDDFGVYGALKFLRQRVPGLHVGGKSALALQGVRHNLSSRDTLVLWGDNRYALPVWFTSRFPARYVHARLFDWPDTALASKTLSTPPGLPEDLRVAAPERAVLELLYEAGVKQSLEEARNVFDGLRSPRKDMLGQLLSCCTSVKAVRLFLTWARETSLVDVDALLEQYPVRTGSATRWMSRLDDGSLLSLKSHG; this is encoded by the coding sequence ATGGATGGAAATTCCAAGCACCAAGTAATCAAGCGTCTGCAGGCGGAGCTTCCCCGCGGAGCACCGTTCGATCTGGCCACCCTGAGCCAGTTCGGGGTGTCGCCCCAGCTCGCTGCCCACTACGCCGACGGGGGCTGGCTCGTGCGCCTGGCCCAGGGTGTCTATGCATTCCCGAACGATGACTTTGGGGTCTACGGTGCGCTGAAGTTCCTGCGGCAGCGCGTGCCCGGCCTGCATGTCGGCGGCAAGAGCGCCCTGGCCCTGCAGGGCGTGCGGCACAACCTGAGCAGCCGCGACACGCTGGTGCTGTGGGGCGACAACCGCTACGCGCTGCCGGTCTGGTTCACCTCGCGCTTCCCGGCCCGCTACGTCCATGCCCGCCTGTTCGACTGGCCGGACACGGCGCTGGCCAGCAAGACCCTGTCCACGCCGCCTGGCCTGCCCGAGGATCTGCGGGTGGCAGCCCCCGAGCGTGCCGTTCTGGAGCTGCTGTACGAAGCCGGTGTCAAGCAGAGCCTCGAAGAAGCGCGCAACGTCTTCGACGGACTGCGCTCGCCCCGCAAGGACATGCTCGGACAACTGCTGTCCTGCTGTACCAGCGTCAAGGCCGTGCGCCTGTTCCTCACCTGGGCGCGGGAAACAAGCCTCGTGGACGTCGATGCCTTGCTGGAACAGTACCCGGTTCGCACCGGCAGCGCCACGCGCTGGATGAGCCGACTCGACGACGGCAGCCTGTTGAGTCTGAAGTCCCATGGATAA
- a CDS encoding TIGR03757 family integrating conjugative element protein, whose product MPAPFFRASPQLLIISIAPGLWAVLFMFSQAAVAADVLVVTDSRHPVQALAGVRVIELDQPAHIEAELTAHLPADPAQAEALVRQRLLDGGADLQRRIGQAYQGVADAWGLGIVKIPAVVVDRRYVVYGEPDVARAVARIDAYRSARP is encoded by the coding sequence ATGCCGGCCCCCTTCTTCAGGGCTTCGCCCCAGCTGCTGATCATCAGCATTGCCCCCGGACTGTGGGCAGTTCTGTTCATGTTCAGCCAGGCTGCGGTGGCGGCGGACGTGCTCGTCGTCACCGACAGCCGTCATCCGGTGCAGGCCCTGGCCGGCGTGCGTGTCATCGAGCTGGACCAGCCGGCGCACATCGAGGCCGAACTCACGGCGCACCTGCCCGCTGACCCAGCCCAGGCGGAGGCCCTGGTACGGCAGCGGCTGCTCGATGGCGGCGCCGACCTGCAGCGCCGAATCGGCCAGGCCTACCAGGGCGTCGCCGATGCCTGGGGACTGGGCATCGTCAAGATCCCTGCTGTGGTGGTCGATCGGCGCTACGTGGTCTACGGCGAGCCCGACGTGGCCCGCGCCGTCGCGCGCATCGACGCCTACCGGAGCGCACGCCCATGA
- a CDS encoding Bax inhibitor-1/YccA family protein — MNSMTPIPSTARPETAHSAPIAAGNAAPTDVAGTSRVLRNAYALLSMTLLFSAAIAAASVAFQLPAPGLLLTLGGYFGLLFAVYKFKNSGWALPAVFALTGFMGYSLGPVLNKSLALPGGAQVVTLALAATGATFLALSAWVLTTRRDFSFMGGFLFAGMVIALIAGLGAVFLQIPALGLAVAAMVALLSAGLILFETSRIVTGGETNYVLATVGLYVSIFNLFTSLLSLFGFGSSDE; from the coding sequence ATGAACTCCATGACGCCCATCCCCTCGACCGCTCGGCCGGAAACCGCGCATTCGGCGCCGATCGCCGCAGGCAACGCGGCACCCACGGATGTCGCCGGTACGAGCCGTGTGCTGCGCAACGCGTACGCCTTGCTGTCGATGACGCTGCTGTTCAGCGCGGCCATCGCCGCTGCCAGCGTGGCGTTCCAGCTGCCGGCGCCGGGCCTCCTGCTGACCCTGGGCGGCTACTTCGGACTGCTCTTTGCCGTCTACAAGTTCAAGAACAGCGGCTGGGCCTTGCCGGCGGTGTTTGCGCTGACGGGCTTCATGGGCTACTCCCTGGGGCCGGTGCTGAACAAGTCGCTGGCACTGCCCGGCGGTGCACAGGTCGTGACCCTGGCCCTGGCGGCCACGGGCGCCACCTTCCTGGCCTTGTCGGCCTGGGTCTTGACGACCCGTCGCGACTTCAGCTTCATGGGCGGCTTCCTGTTCGCCGGCATGGTCATCGCGCTGATTGCCGGCCTGGGCGCCGTGTTCCTGCAGATCCCGGCGCTGGGCCTGGCCGTGGCCGCGATGGTCGCGCTGCTGTCGGCCGGCCTGATCCTGTTCGAGACCAGCCGGATCGTCACCGGTGGCGAAACCAACTACGTGCTGGCCACCGTCGGCCTCTACGTCTCGATCTTCAACCTGTTCACGAGTCTGCTGAGCCTCTTCGGCTTCGGCAGCTCGGATGAATGA
- a CDS encoding TFIIB-type zinc ribbon-containing protein has translation MKCPTCTDTALVMSDRQGVEIDYCPQCRGVWLDRGELDKLIERSGAMTPVPAASASAQSQPQFADSDYEHGRGQQGNRKKSWLSNIFD, from the coding sequence ATGAAATGCCCCACCTGCACCGACACCGCACTCGTGATGAGCGATCGCCAGGGCGTCGAGATCGACTACTGCCCGCAATGCCGCGGCGTCTGGCTGGATCGCGGCGAACTCGACAAGCTGATCGAGCGTTCGGGCGCGATGACGCCAGTTCCTGCCGCCAGCGCGTCAGCGCAATCACAGCCGCAATTCGCGGACTCCGACTACGAGCATGGCCGAGGCCAGCAGGGCAACCGCAAGAAGTCCTGGCTGAGCAACATCTTCGACTGA